One Nerophis lumbriciformis linkage group LG21, RoL_Nlum_v2.1, whole genome shotgun sequence DNA segment encodes these proteins:
- the cibar1 gene encoding CBY1-interacting BAR domain-containing protein 1, which yields MSRTPDARMRDNQTKRIQERISNVEKHFGEMCQMFASYGRNSARLRDKADLLVRELGKYSDTETPSLKTGLKHFASHLAKIQDYRQAQVERLEAKVIEPLKGYGAVVKRKRDDVKTTQSARTQESKKMDRLERTRQKNPSDRQIISQAESDLQRATMDATRTTRQLEETMDEFEKQKIQDLKKILSDFVTVEMSFHAKALELYTLAYQSIQSVEEEEDLKVFRSSLHPPDYLTRSDMVRANSRTSLEGTACFLSASSSFQQQRASGRQASREEEEEDEDESEEEEDDDSEGES from the exons ATGAGTCGGACACCCGACGCCCGGATGAG GGACAATCAGACAAAGAGGATTCAGGAGCGCATCAGTAACGTGGAGAAGCATTTTGGCGAGATGTGTCAGATGTTTGCGTCGTACGGACGTAACTCGGCGCGTCTTCGGGACAAGGCGGACCTGCTGGTGCGAGAGCTGGGCAAGTATTCTGACACGGAGACTCCCAGCCTCAAGACGGGTTTGAAGCATTTTGCGAGTCACCTGGCCAAGATTCAGGACTACCGCCAAGCGCAG GTGGAGCGACTGGAGGCCAAAGTGATCGAGCCGCTAAAAGGTTACGGCGCTGTGGTCAAACGTAAAAGG GATGACGTGAAGACGACTCAAAGCGCCAGAACACAGGAGTCCAAAAAAATGGATCGGCTGGAAAGAACTCGCCAGAAGAACCCATCAGACCGCCAAATCATC TCTCAG GCGGAGAGCGACTTGCAGCGAGCCACCATGGACGCCACGCGCACGACACGTCAACTGGAGGAGACCATGGACGAGTTTGAGAAGCAGAAGATCCAAGACCTCAAG AAGATCCTGAGCGACTTTGTTACCGTGGAGATGTCCTTCCACGCCAAGGCCTTGGAGCTTTACACACTGGCCTATCAGAGCATCCAGagcgtggaggaggaggaggacctgAAG GTGTTCAGAAGTTCCCTGCACCCCCCCGATTACCTGACGCGCTCCGACATGGTGAGGGCCAATTCAAGAACTTCCCTCGAGGGCACCGCCTGCTTCCTGTCTGCCTCCTCATCTTTCCAG CAACAGAGAGCCTCCGGACGCCAAGCAAgcagagaggaagaggaggaggatgaagatgaatctgaggaagaggaggatgatGACTCTGAGGGGGAAAGTTGA